AGTCGTTAAATACGTTTATGCGTATTTAAAATATGTTCAACAAAAAAGCCATTCTATAAACTCCCTGACAGCACCATTCCCACCAGAGAACCGTGATTGGAAATCTGTGATGTCTTGTACTTCTTTGACCGCATCGGCAGGACACCCAACAATTCCATGGTTTTCTTTTATGAGTCGAATACATGGAAGATCATTCAAATCGTCACCTATGTAAGCGCATTCTCTTAACATGACATTATGCTCTTTGCAATATGTCATGAGGTGTTCTTTTTTGTTCTTAATTCCTTGATGTATTTCAGATATGCCAAGTTCCTTACAGCGTCTCTCTACAATTTCAGAACATCGTCCTGTAATGATTATCGGAATAATACCATTGGGTAATAAGATGTCGTGGATTCCATAACCGTCCTTTATATCGAAAGCCTTCATCATTTCACCATTGGCTCCCATATAAATCTTGCCGTCTGTCAACGTTCCATCGACATCCATTACCAAACATTTGATTCTTTTATTCATAACGGGATGGCGTGACAAATTTTACATCAATACTTTCTAAGCGCAGTTTTGAAACAAAGTTTTTATAATACCTGTTTCTTCTGTCTGCTTGTTCCTCGTTTACAGGCCGACGTAAATTCGGGTCATAATAGTTCTCATTGATATTTACCGAGAATCCGTCCAAACCTGCAAGATAGATGCTCCTAACCCCACAGGCTTTCAATAGGTTTGCTGCGATTACAAATGAAGAGTCGTGTGTGCGATCATCGATTTCAATCCAATTCTTGTAGTTCAATATTTTAACATTACCTCTCGCACCTTTAGAAACATTAGAAGTAGTGATGATAGGGATGCCATTATTTATAGAATTGTCAAAGACATCTTTCCTTGTTGTAAGTAAATAATCAACTTTAGTCTCACCAGTCAGATTAAGACCAATGGAAACAACATTCTCCCTGTCTTTGATTACATCAATCTGAGAAGAATATGCTAACAGGCTCTTACCAGGAGCAATAATAAGTACCTCTTTCCCCTCAAAAGCAGTCTTCAATTCCTTTACCACATTTGAATCATCAACCGTCTTGCTTTCGTTGTAAGCTCTATATAGTTCTTCTGCATATTCCTTGTCAAAGGAGATTTTCTTTTCTTCTTTAATGAGGCTCAACAATTCGGCAACCTGGTCTATCGGAAGCATGTGCTTGTTATAAAAATGGCTCGCATAACTGGGCGTACAATGATTGGCGGACGATAGGTAATATTCGGGCGCATACCCCCAATAAAACTCAGAATGCAACTGGTTTATCACCTTGTCTATCACTTCCAGCAAAGGGGCTATGTGGTAATGACCTCCATAATAAAGGTTGAGATGCTCTAACAAAAGCTCTGTATTCAAGTTCCCGGCTCCTTTTCCCATACCCATAATCGAGGTGTCCAGCATTAAATCTCTGTTAGTCGGGAATTGGAGCATGGCACAAGCGTTGGAATAGGACATCTGAAGATTGTTATGAGAATGAAAGCCCAACAACATCGAAGGTATGAGATTGTGGTCAACAAGATTGAGCATCCTGCTCATGTCATTAGGTCGCATTTCTCCAAAACTGTCAACAACGTAGAAGCCTGAAGCCTGCGGCAATTCGGTGTTGACAAGCTCAATCAATTCCAAAAGCTCGGCATCGCTATAGCGGAGTGTAATCATGGGTTGGATATACAGTTCGTATCCTTTCTCCATAATCTGTTTCCCTATGGTCACGATGTCGTGCATGTTTTTTTTATGAAAAGCGACCCGTATGCCGTCTATATAGTTTTCAGTCCTTGAAGGGAATTTTTCTACCGAATATTTCCCATAATCCATCATGGCAACATATTTTATACCCGCTTTCTTTTCTTTCAACAAGGTGTCACTGATTGCAGGAATGGAAATCCACTGCGTACGTCCGGATTGGGTTCCCTTATTCTCATCGAGATAACCCATTTCTATGACATTCACGCCAGATGCTTCCTGTGCAGCAAGTATCTTTTCCATATATACTTGTCCGAAATTGAAGTTGTTAACACACCCTCCGTCTCTGAGAGTGACATCTAAAACATTAATTTTTCCCATTGTATTTTTATGTTAGAGATTTATCTTATCGAATATTTCAGCCAATTCAAAGTCTTCCGGCATATCTATGTCTATAGCTTCCTTAAAGGATACTTCTTTGATGAATGGTTTATGCCCGATTCTACGATGATAGTTCAGGAACACTTCTTTCGTGAATACATATACACCAGATGTTTCTTGATATATTGGAGTCAAATCTTGTGTCCTTGGCACATTTGTAGCATCAAAATTTAAAGGTTCGCCGTTTTGCCAAAGATAATCCTGAAGTTTCACGGCACAGAAAGCGGAGTCATATTCTCCCGATTTCACTGCTTCAATGCACAGCTTCATTGTTTCTTTTGTAATGAAAGGAGCGGTTGCATGTGCATATACATAAATGTCGGCCTTTTCTATTTCCATGAAAGCAGTGAAGATTTGCGTGAAGTTTGAGGTTGGCAAATCAAGTTCTGGTGATCGTTTTATAAAATTCACTCCTTGCGGTAAATAGTGGGTCACGCTTTCATCACTACAAAAAACGCATATCTTATCGCATAAATTTGTTGCTTTAAGATTGTCTAATTCATGCTGCAATAGTGGTTTATTTCCCAACATTCTCGTATTTTTGCCCGGACAACGTTCGTTGTGAAGTTTAATGGGCATAATTGCACAAATTCTCATGATTTTTGTTTTTTGAAATATATTTATAGGTATAGGCGTTTAAGCCGCACCAATTGAGATAGAATCGCTACCTTTGTAGCATGGGAACCAGAAATCAATTCAAAGGCGTGAACTCAATTAAATTCTACCAGCGTTTTGTGTCAGATGACGAATGTTACAAGTATCTGGCGGATATTAAATGGGAGAATGGCTACATTTGTAAAAGATGTGGTCACACCCACTACTGTAAAGGGACAAAACCATATTCGAGACGTTGCACCAAGTGCAAGCATGATGAGAGTCCGACAGCAGGCACAATGTTTGACAAATTGAAATTTCCTTTGCTTATCGCGTTCCATATAGCATTCAAAATCAGCACTAAAAAGAAAGGGATGTCTTCTTTGGAATTGTCGGAAGAGTACGAATTACGGCAGAAGACTTGTTGGGAATTCAAGCGAAAGATACAGTATGCAATGAAAAGCTCATGCAAGTATCCGCTTAATGGTCAAGTCCATGTCGATGAATTCTATATTGGCGGAGAGGAAGAACAGAAACGTGGTCGTTCCAAAGGGAAAAAGCGCCTAGTTCAAGTCGCACTTGAGATATTGCCCGGCAAGGGCGTCGGCAGAGCGTATGCGCGAGCCATAGAAAATGCCTCGGCAGAATCCCTGAAACCATTGTTCATCGATCACATATCCAAAGAGGCTGAAATCGTCACTGACGAGTGGAACGGCTATTTGCCAATAAAATCCGACTATCCAAAGCTAACACAAAGGAAATCCGAAGATGGATCGTCATTTCCCGATATACATATACACATTATGAATATCAAGGGATGGTTGAGGGGAATACATCATCACTGTTCAAAAGCGCAGCTCCAAGGCTATCTTGACGAGTATCATTTTCGATACAATAGACGCAATAACATGGACACAATATTCGATGTGCTTATCAGACGGATGGCTAATTCAGAACCTTTTAGACTGCAAACCAATAAATTGCGTAGTGCGACTTAAACGCCTATGCCTATATATTTATTTAATACGTTTCGCAATATGTTGTATTCCACCTATTAATAATGCCAACAATTGCGGGCACCATTTCTGCATGAGCTTTTGGATATATATGCATATAAGAAGTAAACGTCCAATTCAGACGTACCCCTTGCATTACAAGCGGTACGCCTAAAATAAAATTAAAATCCGGTTGATTTTTACAATTTGTTAGTACTTATGCCGATGGTTGAGGGCATAAGTTTTCATAGTCGTAGTTACCATAAAAAAATGAATAGTTAATAGTGAACAATGAATAACATTTAAGCCAGAAACTTCTCCCACACATCCAATGCATACGGCACACCATAATCTTCGTATGTCTCTGTATGCATCAATTTCTCCATTCCGTCTTTCAAACGCTGTAACTCAGCATCGGGAAAATTCCCATTCTTGATAGAGCTGATAATTGCCTCCATCATGTCTTGGCAAACATAGTCGGGACTGTACATGTCATCGAAATAGTTGTAATGTTCGTCTCCCACGAAGTGGTAAGCGAGGCTTTCGAGTACTTCAAGCAGGACGGTTACGGCTTCGGCGTAGTTGCCTTGGCTTAACGATTCACGAACCGCTTTCTGATAGGGTGAAAGCAGGCTTGCAATAGTGTCACAATCATCATCTATGTTGCTTTCATTGAATATGGCTTCGATTTCCGCTTTTAGCGGAGTCAATTCGATGTCAGTACGTGATGTGTTGTTCATACGCTGACGGATATAACTCATTTTAAGTTTGTGAGTTTATGAGTTTGTGAGTTGACATCCTGCCCTTGTTTTTATGAAGATACCTTCGCGGGGAAACGGTTCGTAAGCGTTCGATTCAGACATCCCCTACATTACAGACGGTAGGCCTAAAATAAAATTTAGATGTAAGAAGCTGTTTTGAATTTCTCCAAAAAGTTTTTTGGGGCTTGATGTTTCCGTTTTCGTGTGTGCTTTGGGCGATTTTTTGGTCCTTTTCGCTCCTGTTCTTCGTCAGATAGCCCGCTATCTTCCTCATCACACAAGCGAAAATGCCTCAAAAACTCATCCCAAATCATCGCACGATAAATTCAAAACAGCTTCTAAGAACGAGTAAGTATGCTACTTAAGCAAGAATTCTTCCGGAGTATATACCGGAATATCCGAAAAATAAAAGTCTTTTTTGTTGCGGGTGATGATGCAGTCTGCCGCGGCTTGCTTTGCCGAGAAATATTGCAGGGCATCTTCAAAATCTTTAGCTCTCAATAATAAAGCCGCATCAATACTTGTTTCTCCTGTGGTTGCAATTTGTACATTGGAACGCAACTCATCCAATAGTCCGTACCATTCGCCCAACGGCATTCCTTTTTTTGTAAGGTATGCCACATTGGCAAAGGTTAAATCTGAAATTATCAGTTGGTGGATACCATCGTCAGCCATTTCGAATATCGGGACAATTGCATGTACGAAAGGTTCACGGAATTTCACAGCATCTACCACTACATTGGTGTCTAAGAATAATTTCATCTTATATTCCGTATTTTTCCCTTAAATAAGCCTCTTTTTCTTTTTTCCAGTCATCATTCTCATCAATGAAAGGAGCTGCTCCAAATAATCGGCGTAAATGCCCTTTCACATGAAGATTGTCCAACTTCGCTTCAATTTCCTTGCGGCTGCAAACCTCCGGATTTTCATGCATCGTTCCCGTTTCTTTGTCCACAAGCAAACTTCCGGCAAGTTTGTTAATAATCAACAGTTTGACTTGGGTGGGTTGCTGTAAAAGCATGTCCATTATTTGATCAGAAAACTCTGACACAGGTGGCTTTACCGCATTAGGACTGCTGTATGAAAGCCCTGGTTCGCTGACCATGCCCGTGGTCTCTTTTTCTATTGGTTTGTATTCTTTCATAAGACGTTCCTCCTTGTCTTGTTGATTCTGATAGGACAAAGCAAGTTCTTTGTCCTCTGTCTACAAAGTTAGCAATTAATTCTCAGATGGCAAAAAACTTGCGCAATTAACAATGGACAAACGGACAATTATTTAGCTCTGCAAACATCCCATGTAGGGGCGTATTGTATGCGCCCGAATGCGTTAACTAATCCACGTGGATGTTTTTGGGCAGGCAAACCCTGCCCCCTACAAGGCATTTGGGCAAAATGAGGACATTCGTACTGCTTTTTTAAAGGATATATACTGCATCAGCGGTTGCAGTATATATTCATCAGCAGTTGCAGTATATATTCATCAGCGGTTGCAGTATATATTCAACTGCCGATGCAGTA
The Phocaeicola salanitronis DSM 18170 genome window above contains:
- a CDS encoding KdsC family phosphatase: MNKRIKCLVMDVDGTLTDGKIYMGANGEMMKAFDIKDGYGIHDILLPNGIIPIIITGRCSEIVERRCKELGISEIHQGIKNKKEHLMTYCKEHNVMLRECAYIGDDLNDLPCIRLIKENHGIVGCPADAVKEVQDITDFQSRFSGGNGAVREFIEWLFC
- a CDS encoding aldolase catalytic domain-containing protein; amino-acid sequence: MGKINVLDVTLRDGGCVNNFNFGQVYMEKILAAQEASGVNVIEMGYLDENKGTQSGRTQWISIPAISDTLLKEKKAGIKYVAMMDYGKYSVEKFPSRTENYIDGIRVAFHKKNMHDIVTIGKQIMEKGYELYIQPMITLRYSDAELLELIELVNTELPQASGFYVVDSFGEMRPNDMSRMLNLVDHNLIPSMLLGFHSHNNLQMSYSNACAMLQFPTNRDLMLDTSIMGMGKGAGNLNTELLLEHLNLYYGGHYHIAPLLEVIDKVINQLHSEFYWGYAPEYYLSSANHCTPSYASHFYNKHMLPIDQVAELLSLIKEEKKISFDKEYAEELYRAYNESKTVDDSNVVKELKTAFEGKEVLIIAPGKSLLAYSSQIDVIKDRENVVSIGLNLTGETKVDYLLTTRKDVFDNSINNGIPIITTSNVSKGARGNVKILNYKNWIEIDDRTHDSSFVIAANLLKACGVRSIYLAGLDGFSVNINENYYDPNLRRPVNEEQADRRNRYYKNFVSKLRLESIDVKFVTPSRYE
- a CDS encoding acylneuraminate cytidylyltransferase family protein, with amino-acid sequence MRICAIMPIKLHNERCPGKNTRMLGNKPLLQHELDNLKATNLCDKICVFCSDESVTHYLPQGVNFIKRSPELDLPTSNFTQIFTAFMEIEKADIYVYAHATAPFITKETMKLCIEAVKSGEYDSAFCAVKLQDYLWQNGEPLNFDATNVPRTQDLTPIYQETSGVYVFTKEVFLNYHRRIGHKPFIKEVSFKEAIDIDMPEDFELAEIFDKINL
- a CDS encoding IS1595-like element ISBasa1 family transposase, producing the protein MGTRNQFKGVNSIKFYQRFVSDDECYKYLADIKWENGYICKRCGHTHYCKGTKPYSRRCTKCKHDESPTAGTMFDKLKFPLLIAFHIAFKISTKKKGMSSLELSEEYELRQKTCWEFKRKIQYAMKSSCKYPLNGQVHVDEFYIGGEEEQKRGRSKGKKRLVQVALEILPGKGVGRAYARAIENASAESLKPLFIDHISKEAEIVTDEWNGYLPIKSDYPKLTQRKSEDGSSFPDIHIHIMNIKGWLRGIHHHCSKAQLQGYLDEYHFRYNRRNNMDTIFDVLIRRMANSEPFRLQTNKLRSAT
- a CDS encoding type II toxin-antitoxin system VapC family toxin; this encodes MKLFLDTNVVVDAVKFREPFVHAIVPIFEMADDGIHQLIISDLTFANVAYLTKKGMPLGEWYGLLDELRSNVQIATTGETSIDAALLLRAKDFEDALQYFSAKQAAADCIITRNKKDFYFSDIPVYTPEEFLLK